The Pseudomonas eucalypticola genome has a window encoding:
- a CDS encoding DUF3426 domain-containing protein: protein MTDSFVTQCPHCQTSFRVSHTQLSVARGVVRCGACLQVFNAARQLLEQSTGRQEPAQEPAPPVAEQRAAPISLREWTANELDLDQLDLDGELARLEQREIQPVKAFKDHPPREESFSASRDEHQDEAWHERPFGTHAEDLELHDDDEPSPPIIERQPALDEDTDNERTEPSLTLAPVEAHAPALGRLHADDDLPPRGERLSALDADDDDPDEPAPRPGRHERSEPNLREAPLLDLMDDPLQLDWQKRRTPWGKRLLWTLATLVAALALGGQYLWYHFDELARQDQYRPWFQQVCPSLGCSVPSKVDIDRIKSSNLVVRSHPDFNGALVVDAIIYNRAPFSQPFPLLELRFADLNGQLIASRRFKPGEYLSGELAGSQAEMPPQTPIHISLDILDPGPKAVNYSLSFRSPE from the coding sequence ATGACCGACAGTTTCGTCACCCAGTGCCCCCATTGCCAGACCAGCTTTCGCGTCAGCCACACTCAACTGAGCGTGGCCCGCGGAGTGGTGCGTTGTGGCGCCTGCCTGCAGGTGTTCAACGCTGCGCGCCAGTTGCTGGAGCAAAGCACCGGCCGCCAGGAACCGGCCCAGGAACCCGCGCCACCGGTGGCCGAGCAGCGCGCCGCGCCCATCAGCCTGCGCGAGTGGACGGCCAACGAGCTGGACCTCGACCAGCTCGACCTCGACGGCGAACTGGCACGCCTGGAGCAACGGGAGATCCAGCCGGTCAAGGCATTCAAGGACCACCCTCCACGCGAGGAGTCATTCAGCGCCAGCCGGGACGAACATCAGGATGAAGCGTGGCACGAGCGGCCCTTCGGCACCCACGCCGAGGACCTCGAACTGCACGACGATGACGAACCGTCGCCCCCCATCATCGAGCGCCAGCCGGCCCTTGACGAGGACACCGACAACGAGCGCACCGAGCCTTCACTGACCCTGGCGCCCGTCGAAGCGCACGCGCCCGCCCTTGGCCGCCTGCACGCTGATGACGACCTGCCGCCGCGTGGTGAGCGCTTGTCGGCGCTGGATGCCGATGATGACGACCCTGACGAACCGGCGCCCCGCCCTGGCCGGCACGAACGCAGCGAGCCGAACCTGCGCGAGGCGCCGCTGCTGGACCTGATGGACGACCCGCTGCAACTGGATTGGCAGAAACGCCGCACGCCGTGGGGTAAACGGCTGCTGTGGACCCTGGCGACCCTGGTGGCCGCCCTGGCGCTGGGCGGCCAGTACCTGTGGTACCACTTCGACGAACTGGCCCGCCAGGACCAGTACCGGCCATGGTTCCAGCAGGTATGCCCGAGCCTGGGCTGCAGCGTGCCGTCGAAGGTCGACATCGACCGCATCAAGAGCAGCAACCTGGTGGTGCGCAGCCACCCCGACTTCAATGGCGCGCTGGTGGTGGACGCCATCATCTACAACCGCGCGCCGTTCTCCCAGCCCTTCCCGCTGCTGGAACTGCGTTTCGCCGACCTCAATGGCCAATTGATAGCCAGTCGTCGGTTCAAGCCAGGCGAATACCTGTCGGGCGAGCTGGCCGGTAGCCAGGCCGAAATGCCACCCCAGACCCCGATCCACATCTCGCTGGACATCCTCGACCCGGGCCCGAAAGCGGTGAATTACAGCCTCAGCTTCCGCTCCCCGGAGTAG
- the prmA gene encoding 50S ribosomal protein L11 methyltransferase: protein MPWLQVRLAISPEQAETYEDALLEVGAVSVTFMDAEDQPIFEPELNTTPLWAHTHLLALFEADAEPASVFAHLELLTGAVLPEHHAEVIEDQDWERTWMDNFHPMRFGQRLWIVPSWHAAPEPGAVNLLLDPGLAFGTGTHPTTALCLEWLDGQDLKGRSVLDFGCGSGILAIAALLLGAEQAVGTDIDVQALEASRDNARRNGVADAQFPLYLPQDLPQVQSDVLVANILAGPLVSLAPQLTGLVKPGGLLALSGILAEQGEEVAAAYAAAFDLDPIANRDGWVRISGRRR, encoded by the coding sequence ATGCCGTGGCTGCAAGTTCGTCTGGCCATCAGCCCAGAACAAGCCGAAACCTATGAAGACGCCCTGCTGGAAGTCGGCGCCGTTTCGGTCACCTTCATGGACGCCGAGGACCAGCCGATCTTCGAACCGGAACTCAACACCACGCCGCTGTGGGCCCACACCCACTTGCTGGCCCTGTTCGAAGCCGACGCCGAGCCCGCCAGCGTGTTCGCCCACCTGGAACTGCTGACCGGCGCGGTGCTGCCCGAGCACCACGCCGAGGTGATCGAGGACCAGGACTGGGAGCGCACCTGGATGGACAACTTCCACCCCATGCGCTTCGGCCAGCGCCTGTGGATCGTGCCCAGCTGGCACGCCGCCCCGGAGCCTGGCGCGGTGAACCTGCTGCTGGACCCGGGCCTGGCCTTCGGCACAGGCACCCACCCTACTACCGCGCTGTGCCTGGAATGGCTCGATGGCCAGGACCTGAAGGGCCGGAGCGTGCTGGATTTCGGCTGCGGCTCGGGCATTCTGGCCATCGCCGCCCTGCTGCTCGGCGCTGAGCAGGCGGTAGGTACCGACATCGACGTGCAGGCGCTGGAAGCATCGCGCGACAATGCCCGGCGCAATGGCGTGGCCGACGCGCAGTTCCCGCTGTACCTTCCGCAAGACCTGCCGCAAGTACAGAGCGATGTGCTGGTGGCCAACATCCTGGCCGGCCCACTGGTTTCCCTGGCGCCACAGCTGACCGGCCTGGTGAAGCCAGGCGGCCTGCTGGCCCTGTCGGGCATCCTTGCCGAGCAAGGCGAGGAAGTGGCCGCCGCCTATGCCGCCGCGTTCGACCTGGACCCTATCGCCAACCGCGATGGCTGGGTACGCATCAGTGGTCGCCGCCGCTGA